Within the Girardinichthys multiradiatus isolate DD_20200921_A chromosome 12, DD_fGirMul_XY1, whole genome shotgun sequence genome, the region cttcaGATATTAGTCGGTGATGTCCTGAAAACAGATCTCCCTTTCTTCGATGTCTGTGTAGCTAATTTACCTTACCAGGTAAACACACTTTATTCCTTTCATAGAAGGCAGATTTTATTACGTTTTTCTCAAtgtaacttttcttttttttacttgcttGTGCAGATTTCGTCCCCGTTTGTCTTCAAACTCCTGCTTCACAGACCGTTCTTCAGGTCAGAATGACTGGAAGCTCACTTGGGAGATGCAGCCGTATTTTCCACACCGAGTGCTCAAGTTcctctttgtgttggtttgttcaGATGTGCTGTGCTGATGTTCCAGAGAGAGTTTGCGATGCGACTGGTGGCCAAACCTGGAGACAAGCTGTACTGCAGGCTGTCCATCAACACACAGCTTCTGGCTCAGGTGGACCATCTCATGAAGGTCAGCCAGGAGACTCTTCAGATTCATGGCGAGGTTTTTTACGTAGTCTGTGTTCGCCATGTTAGAAGAATCTGTGTTGATCCTTCCAGGTGGGAAAAAACAACTTTCGTCCTCCGCCTAAAGTCGAGTCGAGTGTCGTCAGGATAGAACCAAaaaatcctcctcctcctgttaaTTTTCAGGTGAGCTTCTGCTGCTTCTGGTTGATCCTGTGGAGAAACTTTTTGTCATAAATGCAACCATTTCTACTGTCTAACAGGAGTGGGACGGTCTGGTAAGAATCGCCTTCGTACGGAAGAACAAAACCCTCAGTGCAGCTTTTAAGTGAGCCACCAcctgctttaaacataaaacttgAACTTATCGGTCAAAGCAGATGATCTAATGTGCGTCTTTCCTTTACCAGGTCTACTGCAGTGGAGCAACTGCTGGAGAAGAACTACAGAATACACTGCTCGGTACACAATGTGGtgagtaaataaacaaaaggaTCTGGTTTCGCTCTTTCATCTGGTTTAATCGAAACTTTTTCCCTCTATCTTGACAGGAGGTCCCAGCTGACTTCAGCATCAGCAAGAAGATCGACAGCGTTCTGCAGGAGGCTAATTTCAACGAGAAGAGGGCCAGGTCCATGGATATCGATGACTTCATGGTGTAAGTTGGTTCATCTGTACCTGTACTGTATTTCTaaaggttttttgttgttgttgttgaatcTGTAAGAGGCAtcttttaaattcagttttcttcaTCCTCAGACTACTCCATGCGTTCAACTCTGCAGGAATCCACTTTTCCtgaagaacagagcagaggcaGAACCATAAAACCCCTGCTGCTATGAGATAAAATTCCAGCAGACATGCTTCAAAGATGCTCATATTGAGCATCATTTTAAACTGGCTGTATAAGGATGCATGGGTACCTTTGCCAGATGGATACATCGCCCTCATGTTCCTCAATATGaagtttcttaaaataaattctgcaCCATAATAGTTTTGTcaaacattagtttttttttaggcTCAGAAAAGATTACATGCTACAAGGagctgcattattatataatcaGAATTTATTAAAAAGATTTTACACTGATTTGTCCTGTTCCTTTATCGCCGTTTTTGAGTTACACATAAATGCAAtcgttcaaaaataaaaacaggctaTTTCCCTGGTTTCTTTACATCCTAGATCATTTTAGTTCTGGGATTTAAACCGGGCTCGTTTCAGTTGCCAAGCAAAGCACTAAAATGACTAAAATTAACATCACTGCTCACATCTACAATAAATCCCAGCTAATTCTTTCAGATTTCTTCATTATAGTTACTAATTTTGCCCAAATGATTAATAAAAGCGATGGATTGTCATGATGGCCCCCGCCTGAACACTGTCAATTCAGTTAGGTTGCATTTCTAAGTAAAAGTCCACACAACTGCATACCTTCTTAAAATTTTGCCTATATGgactaaaaatattttactccatTTAAAGAGTGGGAAATCAGGTACCTGAATGACTTTAgatgcaaaaaatgttttattataatttgcCATAAAACGTGTTTCATTTTCTCATGCAGCTTTggcaaaaatataataaaaatgtaccAAGACCATCGTGGATGTGCAGTACAGACCACCGTTCAAAGTCCGTTTTAACAAGATGGACGTTGCTCAGTTTATTTGGAGAACATGTCccagaaattgttttttaacttcCTCAAGGGTTACGCCCAGTGCAAACTTTGAGAAACACGAACCAGTGGTAGGACAGTGGTCTTCACTATACATTTATTAACggttcttagttccttttttGTAAACAGTTGGTGGAAAACGTTGGTGTCAGTCGTTGCCACTTATTTGGACAAGCTACAGTTAAAAACGTCTGAGGGAAAAGAAACGACAACGAGCTTCGAGATTTCTCCCCAGCCTCTAAACACAAAGAGCTTCTTTACAATGAAATACGACGTCACGATGTGAACGGAGGAGTCCCAAGCAGAGGTACAGATAAGTTATGGTAGAGTGCACATGCAGACATGTCAGCCAGAACGAgcagaaaccaaaaacattgTTTCTGTGTTAAACTTTGAAAAGAGTTCAATTAGAATCTCATCCAGTCaatagaattaaaataaaagtataaagaagtacaaaagaacaaaaataatttaggtacacagaaggaaaaaaaacacctaaaatagaaggaaaaacaaTTCATCCCTCCTAAAATATCTACCATCAGAGTGAGTAGAGTCAGTTCTGTTAGGAGAGATGGGGACAAATACAATTTGTTGAGTCTGTTGCTCTAAAACAgtccttttattgttttcacagCTGCTGGAGACAGCCAGAGTTGTGCCAAACATCTAGTGGTTCTGCTTCTGAATTCGCCCTCAAATCTGCTCCGTCTCTAAAGAGCACGCGGTCTCTTGGGGTTGATCTGCCTACTGGCTTGCTCCTCGTCCTGGAGTGCAGAGCGGAATGACTTCACTTTATCTGTTTTCAGGGGGGAAAAGACGCCGTCAGTCACTGTTCAAGACACTCATTAGCTAAAAGACAGATGTGATCTCCAGTCATACCTCTGAGCTCGATGAGGATATCTATTTTCTGGTCAAGGATCTGCTCTAGCTGTGTGGCGTAAGACTCCACGTCATAGTCCACCTCCTCGGTCATTTCAAGCAGCACCTTTTCATCCTCCAGCCACCGGATGGATTCCTGCTCAGAGACGGAGACACAGCAGAGTCTTAACGAGGAAGTAAAAGGTGATCAGCAGAATCAGACTGCCTTTGTTTTCACCTGAAAGACAGCTCTGTGGTCCTCCAGAACCTGCTCCTCCATCTCCACTAACTGAGAAACCGCCTCATGGAAAGTGAAGAGCTGAGGAGaaacctcctcctcctgcaaACGATTCCAGGATCAACAAGAGGGACAaatgaaagcattttttaacatttacctATAAATAACATCAAGTCAGTGGAAATATGTTACTCTTACAGTCATCACGAATGGCAAAAGTTACGTTACAGCTACAAagaatttaatgtgatagaccaacacaaaggagtGCATTACTATGAAGTGGGAGGGAAAATGGCCACATTTCACTGTAGTTACAGTTGCAGGTCTTTTAGGGTACATCTCAACCAGCATCTAGTGAAGATTGTTGCTCATACTTTGCTACCAAATAGCTCAGTCAGTCTGGATGGAGAGCACTTGTGAACTGTCATTTTTTTTGACACAGATTTTAGTGAGACACATGAGAATGTTTTGAGCTAAACCGATCCACTGTACCgtagaatgatgctgccaccaccatgtgtcccTGTGGGGACGACACGTTCAGGGTGAAATGCAGCGTGTTTGGTTTTGCATGTTGggcaaaaattacattttggactttttccatgtgcatgactaatagctgTGCAcctgacagattctcccacctgagatgtggatctctgctgctcctccagagctaccatggaCCCATTTTTCTAAATTCTCCTCTTGCCCACCCAGTCCGTTGAAGATGAAGGCCAGCCTTTCACTTTCAGATGATAGATTAAACTCCATTTAAAGAGTTTGTTTCACAGCCTAACCTTAAATCTTCTAACTACCTGGTCTGTCCGTTAAGGTGGACAGCCATCTCTTTTTAAGTTGGCCGTTGTCatgttccattttcagatgatgctaTAAACAATGCTCTGTGAAATGTCCAGAACTCCAGAACTTTATctctgatttaaaacaaaaaccttgaactgccaccttaacgtggtggaggggtttgagtgctcaaatgatcctagaggctatgttgtctggggcctaaatgcccctggtagggtctcccatggcaaacaggttctaggtgactggtcagacaaagagcggttcaagaacccctcatgaggacgaaaatatcgaggcatgtgacgtcgcccggtacggcggagccggggtcccaccctggagccaggcctggggtccggactcgccggagagcgcctggtggccgggttgctccttgcgggacccggccgggccaagcccgaatgagagacgcgaggccatccccctgtgggcccaccatctgcagggtgaaccgtgagggaccggtgcaaagaggattgggtggcggacgaaggtggagaccttagcggcccgatccccggatgcttaggctggctctagggacgtagaatgtcacctcactggggagGAAGGAGCCTAACCTGTGTGGgaagtcgagagatatcgactagaaatagtcgggctcgcctccacgcacagcgtgggctctggaacctatCTCCTTGACAGGgattggactctcttctactctggagtggccgaCGGGGAGAAGCgacaggctggtgtgggtttgcttgttgccccccagctcagccttcacgtgttggggtttaccccagtggatgagagggtcgtatccctgcgccttcgggttggggataggtctcggACTgccgtctcggcctacgggccgagcggtagtgcggagtacccggccttcttggcgtccctgtcgggggtgctggatagtgcccctcccggggactccgttattctgctgggggacttccacacccacgtgggaaacgacagtgacacctggagaggcgtgatcgggaggaatggcctccccgatctgaatccgagtggtctTTTGTttctggacttctgtgctagtcacggattgtccataacgaacaccatgttcaaacataagggtgtccatcagtgcaccggagtttgcccaaccggttcacttggcaccaggacaccctaggcaggaggtcgatgatcgactttgttgtcgtatcatcagaccttcgaccgcatgttatggacactcgggtgaagagaggggctgagctgtccactgatcaccacctggtggtgagttggatccgctggaagaggacaaagccggacagacttggcaggcccaagcgcatagtgagggtctgctgggaacgcctggcggagccctcggccagggatgtattcaactctcacctccgggagagcttcgaccagattctgggggatgttggagacagagtccgagtggaccatgttctccgcatctattgatgatgctgctgcccatagctgcggccgtaaggtctccggtgcctgtcgcggcggcaatcccagaacccggtggtggacaccagcagtaagggacactgtcaagctgaagaaggagtcctatcggctgtggttggcttgtgggactcctgaggcggctgacgggtaccgtgaggccaagcgtgctgcggcccgggctgtggcagaggcaaaaacccgggcctgggaggagttcggtgaggccatggagaaggactaccggttggcctcgaagcaattctggcaaaccgtccggcgcctcaggagggggaagcagtgcttcgccaacaccatttacagtgggggtgggaggctgctgacctcgactgaggacattatcgggcggtggaaggagtacttcgaggatctcctcaaccctgccatcacgcattccctggtggaaacagaggctggggactcagggttggactctttcatcacccaggctgaagtcaccgaggtcagtgcctctggactggcagactggggtggtggtcccccttcataagaagggtgaccggagggtgtgttccaactacagggggatcacactcctcagcctccctggtaaggcctacgccagggtattggagaggagagtccgaccgatagtcgaacctcggcttcaggaagaacagtgtggttttcgtcccggccgtggaacactagaccagctctataccttctacagggtactcgagggttcataggagtttgcccaaccggttcacatgtgttttgtggacctgaagaaagcattcgactgtgtcccttgtgatgccctgtggggggtgctccaggagtatggaatcgggggccctttattaggggccatccggtctctgtacaagtggagcaggagtttggtccgcattgccggcactaagtcggacctgttcctggtgcatgttggactccggcagggctgccctttgtcactggtcctgttcataacttttatggacaggatttctagacacagccaagggccggagggggtctggtttggggaccagtggatttcgtctcttctttttgcagatgacgtgttcctgctggccccctctagccaagacctacagcatgcgctggggcggttcgcagccgagtgtgaagcggctgggatgaagatcagctcctccaagtccaaggccatggttctcgaccggaaaagggtggcttgtcctcttcaggttggaggggagttcctgcctcaagtggaggagtttaagtatctcggggtcttgttcacgagtgaggaaaaaatggagcgggagatcgacagacggatcggtgtggctgccacagtaatgggggcgctgtgccggttcgttgtggtgaagagagagctgagccgaaaagcgaagctctcgatttaccggtcggtctacgttcctaccctcacctatggccatgaactttgggtcatgaccgaaagaatgagatcccggatacaagcggctgaaatgagcttcctccgtagggtggccgggcactcccttagagatagggtgaagagctcggagtagagccgctgctcctccacatcgagaggagccagttgaggtggctcgggcatctataccggatgcctcctggacgcctccctcgggaggtgttctaggcacgtcccaccgggaggaggcccaggggacggcccaggacacgctggagggactatgcctctcagctggcctgggaccgccttgggctccccccggaggagctggaggaggtgtctggggagagcgacgtctgggcgtctctgctgagtctgctgcccccgcgacccggtcccggataagcggaagacgacgacgagtAAGACAGATTTTATTCCCCTTTAAAAATATGTATgactttgtgttggttaatCCAGAAAATATACCAAaattacactgaagtttgtggttggcaCATGACGGCATGGGACAAATTTGACAGAGTCTGGATGCTGTAAATGCTGTAGGAGCTCATGCTCTGTTGGTGTGACAcacattttaagaaataaaaaggatTGATGTGTTATCAGAAATTTTTGTGCAACTTCCAACGTGCTCTGGAAACTGAACACGTAGCAACTTTAATAAtgaattcacatttttttctgctGCTCTCCTCTTATGGTAATCACATCTCTACGGGACTTACATTCTGCTCACAGAGCAGTTTGAGGTCGTCTCTCTGAGGAGAGATGCTCAGCCACTCCTCGTCCAAAATATCCAGCTGGTTGACGGTGTGAATGTTGGCTCTTCCTCCCTCCATCACTTGGTTGGGGTCCACTGTGAGCTCCTTCACCCTGCGCAGCAAAAAAAGAGACAACATCAGGCTCAGTAAAGTTCAGCTGTACTCTAAGGACAGCTTCTGTTTCATGTAGTATATGGAGGTAACCATGGGGTCAAAAGTGTTTATTTGCATATTATTGTAGAATAATGACAGCAGTAAAGCCatgcaacaataaataaaaactgtgtcAGTCTTCATAACATGAATTATGAAGCTAATAAAAGCCTTTATGGACAGAATTAGTGCGAGAAGAGGCATCATGACGGTAATGAGGGATTACTGCCATGTCCCTGGCCTATAAGTGGAAAGCTAATTAATTAGGACTGCGAGAGGGATTACCTGCTGAGAGCTGGCTCAAACAAAAGCTCATCCTGGCTTTACCAACAGCTAAAAATCTAACTTTTCCTCATgtctcttcatcagactgtcctacagcaacagagtgtcttcagtcagaggcttcttcagatctgctgtaagacggagcgctacaggagatccttcctgcccacagccatcagcatctacaacgactctttgaggaaaccttcataatatgagctataacaacatttaatttccctttgggattaataaactatttttgaattgaattgatgtaCTGCCTCTGACCTCACAGCTTTCACCAATGCAAGCAGATGTCACAACAACTGACaacactgaacaaaaaacaaaaagggcgAATGGATGTGGTGCTGCTCAGGAGTCACTGAAAGGAAAGTAATGATGAAGGTAAAAGTGTAAAACCATAAAAGTACAAAAGAAAAGCAATGGGGGGGTGAAAAAGAAAGCGATACGGTGATGAAGCGTGGTGAAGGAGGTGTGATTTTCCTGGGAGGAAGAGCATGCGGTATTTGACCTGCCAGGAGAGCTCGCAGCAAAGTCATCGAACTCAAAGGTATTGGTGGGCGAGTGCTCGGGGCGAATCCCCTGTCCGCCTTGGGAGAAGGGGATGTCTGACGGACTAATCCCAAACTCCTTCACTCTGAGTGGCGCAGCATAAAGGAGCAGAGCGAGAGAGGCGGGAAAGAGGAGGGATAAGAAGGTGTACAAAGAGAGTCGGAGACAAGTAAGCAGATCAAACTGACAGTAGCACCGAACGGTACAGAAAACATAATACATGTAAACCAAAGGCTCTCCAGACAATAGCTTCAATAGAGGTTAGAAACACTAATCAGTGCAGTAGGTTAAAGTCCCCTCACCTGTTAGCATAGCGCAGTGTGTTGAGTGTGTTTTCGCAGGATGTCATTCCAGGAGAGATTGTTGCAATCTGGGGTAAAATGACACATTTAGATTAGTAGGGATTATGCAGAAACGTCAACATGGGTACAGATTTTAGATGTAGATAAAAAGCTGACCATGCATGTGCGCGAGTTCTCCCCAATGAAGGAGTCTCTCAGGACCTGTGTGAGCTTGCTGGCTCTAAAAGGAGTGTGGGGTTTGTTAAGGCCGAGCGCTCGGATACAttcctaaaacaaaacacaaagaaccaGAAGAAATGTGGTGAAAGAAAATCAATACTGTTTCAACAAATAACACAATAATACGACCAGAACCGTGATCATCATCACGGGGGCCACAGACCTTCAGAGCCAGCAGGCTTTTGTTTATCTCGGCTCCTTCCAGACGGGTCTGCCGGTCGGCACTCGATGTGTCGGCGCCTCTTTCGTTCCCTGCGAGGTCGATGAGAGAGAACTTTCCGTGCATCTTCCCCTTCCTTCGGAGGATGATCTGGAATACAGCGTGGCTACGCGATGAGTGAGCATTGGCTGATGTCTGCCCAGACGTTCTAggaagaaccaggaagaaaaatgtattttgggaTAAACACACTATGAGCTGCTAGAAAATAAACCAAGAAAGGACCAAGAAGATGTTTTTTGTGCAGTGCCTTAAAAATATTAATCCCCTTcaagtttcacattttgtcatgcatCAGAAACCTTagggtattttattgggattttacttGATGAATCAATACAAAGTAGTTCATAACTGGAAGGTAGACATTAAATTATACattggttttaaaatgtcaacaaataCAAATGCTAAAACCATGACTTGCATTTAATCATTCAGCCCCTGCctcagttacagctgcaaggccTGTGGGGGAGCATCTTTACCAGCTCTGCGTAGCTTTAGACTGAAATTTCTGCCCATTCTTCTCTGCAAAACAGTTCAAATCAAATTCGAttcattcaaattcaaaaatactttattaatcccaaaaggaaattaaatgttgttatagctcttattatacaggtttcttcaaatatccgttgtagatgctgatggctgtgggcaggaaggatctcctgtagcgctccgtcttacagcagatctgaagaagcctctgactgaagacactctgttgttgtaggacagtctcatgaagaggatgctcagggttctccataatgttcttcattttatgaagaatccttctttccacaatgatctccagaggttccagaggagtccccagaacagagccagccttttttatcagcttgttgagcttttccaagtccctggttctgctgctggttccccagcatcagaaccagggactatcctgtgttggtctataacataaaatcccataaaatgcattaacactagaactcccagggctGTCAATTTgatggttttgaaagtttgacatgccataactctggtttattaaaactctcaTCTTCCTgccatcctgactttttctaaacctgtgtcttgtgagtccctatgtctctatttaaaaaaataaagtaaataaaagatctaagtatttctacctctaactaccacagccgctattttgacgggcctattatttacattgatatttttttcctgcGGCTGAGTATACGCGCAAGCGTTGtctagcaaccgccactctagaacgGAGTCTGAGAGGGAGATTGTTAGCATCCAGAAGGATATTTTCTactcaagaggcattggaaatgcttcaaaaattacatgattgtgattctgggatcgagagggattctgacgaCTCTTGGTCAGTATTCAattccagtgacagcgggtcagagagtgagcctcccccggctaaaaaacacgagtcgtcccgttagcaggaggttgtggcgcattatttcaaggtagtaaaagactagcctttgtaatgattttatcattttaggctatagtttatagattagtaaactaataatatataaactatagcaacagtgccacaatcagagCAGGTTCAGAGATAGGGAGACGAGCCggtgcccagctataaacccagcaatccagctcactggcaggagagaaactaaaaaacaaggtactaaaaatggaaaaagaaataagttaggtcatagatatagtagcccagtaacaacaatctactctgcgctttacagcgttttcatcgcatgacgagcgcacacctgggaaggaggaggagctaGGAAAGGATGGcgctgtgtggacagtggtagtggaggaagaaagtagaagGAGGCGTCAGAACCAGAACGTGTTGACAGAacgccagatccaagatgcccagaccgtGTTCCTCTGTGTGGAGGACgccgaaatgctcatccacgttcagggctgcagggtggctgagagccgcagagttttaggagatgattcctcctcaGACATGaatgtggatgagctgaaggcatttttaacactagtttatgtccgcggagtgaaaggggggcgtaacatggagctgtccagcttttggtcagattagtaaagatttttttttaaatgtacccactattctgtattatttttcagtactatttataaataataataaaacataataggttttgatcaaatactattattaattcttgtcaaaaccataattttatagcatgcaagaaaacctttatcattctgaccaatgtaatgcgatgacgtcatcaccgtcatccagaatgctcgccgtcaaattgacgggcttgggagttctagtagagttagaattctgggagttctagtgttaaagtTTGGGGTTTTAAAGTGACTAAATGTGAAACAGTTAAAGGGGTATTTATTTGCTCCAAATGTGGTGCGAAAGAAGGATGACCTGCAGTAACATCTAACAACCCAGCTCAATTATACCTGCAGCTGTTTCCCACTTCAATAAGTTTCAGGACATCTTCTGTGCACTTGACTTCCTTCTCCTgaaggcccaccacctgcacttGTTGCTTTCCATCCTCCAGAACCCTCAGCTTAGCTTTACGATTCAGCAGGTCAAACACCTGGAAACACAAACGCCACAAGGTCAGCTCTGCGACGCACCGGATTCAGGAGAACGGTCCAACAAACACCTCTCTTACTTTTCCACTGTAGATTTCAAAAAAGGTCGCGTACACTTGGAGATCCAACTTCTTGTAGATGGGTTTCTTCATCATGAGGAACACATCCCTGGCTGCAAAAAGGGAAATGCAACATCTACAATTTAAAACCTTCCTTCATCGAAACAATCCCCAAGTTTGTTAAATTTAATCAACTAATAAATTTAAGTGAGTGCAGAAGAGAAGCCTGGTGTTTACCAGCTAATGCATAGATTCCTTTAGAGCAGTCTTGGTTCTTCCCAGAGAAGTCTCCTCCCATAGTCTAAAATACAGTCAACATTTCAACAGGTGTACATCAGAGAAAATCTCTCATAAATATCACATCGGGGCTGTTTTTAACTCACATGTGTTTTACCGCTGCCAGTCTGACCATAAGCAAAGCAGGTGGCCATGCCCCTTTCAAAAATGGTCTCCACTAAAGGTCTGGCAGTAAACCTTCAGTGTGAGAGACAACATGTAACCGTAAGCTCATCAGCAAAGACAAGCTGGTTTTATTCAGTACATACAGAGCTGAGCTGGATTGgacactgtttcatgttttcttttgacTGAGCTGCCTTTACAAACCTGTAAACCATCTCATTGCTCGTGCTGTCATCAAAGGCGTAGTCAAAGCGGAACGTCTGGTTCTCCAGGTAGCGGGTGAGGTCCACTTTCTGTTTAGGTTCATGTACCATCACCACGTCTTTACTGGGAATGGTGATCACATCTAAATCCTTCATTGTCAGCTCTGGAACCCAGTGGAGGACAGACTCAGTtagccttgcagaagtattcatatccACTGGTTGGGATTTGATTTACAAAGGGTTTTACAAAAaacttcaataaaaataaaactattcgAAAAAGGTATTTGTATTTATCCTGTCTGAATTAATACATCTGATTTGGAtcaagatctggactttgactgggccattctgacacatgaCTATGCATTGATCTAAAGCATTCCACAGTAGCTCTGCCTttatgtcctgctggaaggcgaaCCTCCACCCagtctaaagtcttttgcagcctctagcagGTCTGACTCTGATCTGCTTTCCTTTTCTTCCCTTACAGCACAGTGGTGCCACCACCACCACGTGTCGCAGTGGAGATGGTGTATTCAAAGTGATGTCAACCGCTTTCTGCCGCTTTCTGCCATACAAAACATTTCGCTTATGGGCCAAAATGTTAacttttggtttcatctgacaaCAGCACCTTCTTCCTCTCACACAGGGGCCAGATTTGGagagcacaactaatagttgttctgtcaaAAATGTTCTCCTACCTGAGCGGAGGATCTCTAAAGCTCtaccagagttacaatgggtctcttggctgtgTCTTTGATGAATGTTCCCCTTGTTTAGGTGTACGGCCATTTCTAAATAGGTTTGATgctgtgccatgttctttctctttttagaTGGTGGATTGATGTTATTTTATGACCTAATGCTCCTTAaagcttct harbors:
- the kif2a gene encoding kinesin-like protein KIF2A isoform X1, with the protein product MASGFGKIVVGTYVEIKRSDGRIHQAMVTSMNEDNESVTVEWIENGDTKGKEIDLESIFGLNPDIAPDEEIAPSPETPPTPTPTSVKVNKIAKNRRTIAPTKNDTPSKDNRAIPTRVRPPQPPQPEPAPPPPVQQPTQLQTQQQQQNARRKSNCVKEVEKLQEKRERRRLQQQELREKRAQEVDTTIPNYEILYMIRDFRASLDYRPLTTADMIEEHRICVCVRKRPLNKKELTMKDLDVITIPSKDVVMVHEPKQKVDLTRYLENQTFRFDYAFDDSTSNEMVYRFTARPLVETIFERGMATCFAYGQTGSGKTHTMGGDFSGKNQDCSKGIYALAARDVFLMMKKPIYKKLDLQVYATFFEIYSGKVFDLLNRKAKLRVLEDGKQQVQVVGLQEKEVKCTEDVLKLIEVGNSCRTSGQTSANAHSSRSHAVFQIILRRKGKMHGKFSLIDLAGNERGADTSSADRQTRLEGAEINKSLLALKECIRALGLNKPHTPFRASKLTQVLRDSFIGENSRTCMIATISPGMTSCENTLNTLRYANRVKEFGISPSDIPFSQGGQGIRPEHSPTNTFEFDDFAASSPGRVKELTVDPNQVMEGGRANIHTVNQLDILDEEWLSISPQRDDLKLLCEQNEEEVSPQLFTFHEAVSQLVEMEEQVLEDHRAVFQESIRWLEDEKVLLEMTEEVDYDVESYATQLEQILDQKIDILIELRDKVKSFRSALQDEEQASRQINPKRPRAL
- the kif2a gene encoding kinesin-like protein KIF2A isoform X2 — protein: MASGFGKIVVGTYVEIKRSDGRIHQAMVTSMNEDNESVTVEWIENGDTKGKEIDLESIFGLNPDIAPDEEIAPSPETPPTPTPTSVKVNKIAKNRRTIAPTKNDTPSKDNRAIPTRVRPPQPPQPEPAPPPPVQQPTQLQTQQQQQNARRKSNCVKEVEKLQEKRERRRLQQQELREKRAQEVDTTIPNYEILYMIRDFRASLDYRPLTTADMIEEHRICVCVRKRPLNKKELTMKDLDVITIPSKDVVMVHEPKQKVDLTRYLENQTFRFDYAFDDSTSNEMVYRFTARPLVETIFERGMATCFAYGQTGSGKTHTMGGDFSGKNQDCSKGIYALAARDVFLMMKKPIYKKLDLQVYATFFEIYSGKVFDLLNRKAKLRVLEDGKQQVQVVGLQEKEVKCTEDVLKLIEVGNSCRTSGQTSANAHSSRSHAVFQIILRRKGKMHGKFSLIDLAGNERGADTSSADRQTRLEGAEINKSLLALKECIRALGLNKPHTPFRASKLTQVLRDSFIGENSRTCMIATISPGMTSCENTLNTLRYANRVKELTVDPNQVMEGGRANIHTVNQLDILDEEWLSISPQRDDLKLLCEQNEEEVSPQLFTFHEAVSQLVEMEEQVLEDHRAVFQESIRWLEDEKVLLEMTEEVDYDVESYATQLEQILDQKIDILIELRDKVKSFRSALQDEEQASRQINPKRPRAL
- the dimt1l gene encoding probable dimethyladenosine transferase, with the protein product MPKVKAEKKSRQHQDVKSQGIMFNTGIGQHILKNPLIVNGIIEKAALRPTDVVLEVGPGTGNMTVKLLEKAKKVVACELDCRLVAELQKRVQCTPLQNKLQILVGDVLKTDLPFFDVCVANLPYQISSPFVFKLLLHRPFFRCAVLMFQREFAMRLVAKPGDKLYCRLSINTQLLAQVDHLMKVGKNNFRPPPKVESSVVRIEPKNPPPPVNFQEWDGLVRIAFVRKNKTLSAAFKSTAVEQLLEKNYRIHCSVHNVEVPADFSISKKIDSVLQEANFNEKRARSMDIDDFMVLLHAFNSAGIHFS